GAGAATTTTTGGAATGCTGAGTGTTCTTACTTGTGAACGTCTCCATGCTCTTGTTGACACATAATGAGGCTGGGTGATTGTGAAGTATGAACACTCTTGACGGTTCTATCTCCCAAAATTAGAAGCTTTAGGCTACTGGTTAAGGAACTGTAGGATAATGGTTAGTCCATCAAGCTTATGTAATTCTCCCCGACCGGGAAATTATCATGATTCATTCCTTGAATATCGTGGTTCGATTCCGCGCAGctccattttcttttttcccgACACATCTATGTCTTTTTGCCTACCACATATTCAGATAGCCAAAACTTTCTAGTGAGAGAGAAAAATCCTGTACAACATAAATCAATCTCATGTTGTATGTCACCTACAGATATATATTCACTTTTTATCTGGGTTTCTTTTCCGTACCGATAAGCTTCCAAAAAGGTCCCAAGCACGCACCCAACAGCAGTCCGAGCGGAACATGTAATTACGAAAGTTGATATCTGATCTCAGTGGATTAATAGATGGCACACATGTGAGTACAACACAGTTTTCGTGTTTACCCAAATGAGAAAACATGATGGCTCCACACACTGTACTCGGGCCTAACCTAAATGGGATGGGTGCCTGAATCCACCTCAGGCAGCACACTTCGTCTCTCCACGAAGAGTCTAAACTTACTGTGTATCTGCGACATTTCTGGTGAGCCGCTTGCCTTCCGCTTATATCAAAAATCCACTTTAGGACCACGTTGCCTGATAAAGAGCCGCCAATACTTTGATATCAGAGTATACGCTGTTTGTTGACAGTGTTTGAATTGTTGCGACGGGGTCAACAGGCTGCCATCTAGGCTCCTCCATCTAACTGAGGAGGCCTTTCCCGTTCGGCCAAGGAATTCGCATCTTCATATCTGCAAATCCACACGGACCCTTCCAAACTACTCCACACCCCGGAGGCAACTATCTGGCCTCGATTCGGCAAGATGTCTTCCGCGGGTATATCTACCGCCCATCTGGCCGTTCACGGAGATGATAGCCACTCAGTCTCAAAAAGGGGTGATTTGGAATTGCTTTCTATCAAAAAAATTCTCTCTGATCTACCGgaggtttctttttctttaccACCCCACAAGCAAATCATTGACTTGGAGGAACAACAGGAGATGTTCCATGAATTGCGAGACATCATTGAAAAGGCCCAGGAGGTCGACGAGGCTGGAAATAGCTTCGACCTCAAGGAAATCCATGCTTCTCTTGAAGAGGCCGATACAAAAACAAAATGCGGGCGACGGGACGTTGACACTCTGCAAAGCGTGAAAGCCACTCTGCAAAAGCTCTGGGCTTGTAACTCCGATTACTTGGTTCAAGCTACTGAGATTATTGCAGATGGTAGCAGAGATCGTGAGTCAGGTACTCTAAATATGTCAAATTTATAACTTGCTAACTGTGTTTCAGCTTCATGGCGTGCTCCATTTGGCCAGTCTGGCGTTCTTAAATTCTTCCTAGATGTGGTTTCTTTGAAGGGCGATGTTGATACCAACTTGTTGCTTCACTCCTTGCGAGTTATTGGAAACTCGTGTGCCGATACAGGTATGCCGCAATCACTTATACCCGTGCCTACATAACTAATGTTGATGCAGACGAGAATCGAGATATTGTTGTCGAGGGAAACTATACGCTTTCTATAATTCGATACTTCCTTGATCCAGATTTGATTTTTGTTGCCATTCCAGTAATCTACAACATCTGCATGGATTACAGTAGGTCCAGAAAGAACTGATCGGTGATACAAGTCTTGCTAATGTGATACCAGAACCAGCACATTCTCAGATCGCTGCCAACCGGACAGCTTATATCTTATTGAAGTTGATAAAAGATGGCGAGATCGGAGACAACGAGGCTCTACTCAATTTCTCATACGACCTGATTGAGTTGGCCTCAGAACAAGGTATGCTTAGTCTCAACCCCAGTCAGCATCCCAATTTAACATGTAATTTGCAGCTGAAGGCTTTGAACACTCCCCCGACGGAACAATTCTACTGCTGATGGAGCTTGCCATTGATGAGACTCTTGACTTTGCACATTTCTCATCATTGGCAACTTCTCTTGCTGCTTATCTAGAAAATGAAAAGTTCCAGAATGTTTGTGTGTCGAATGGAATGGTGGAAGGCGTGCTGGACGTCCTGCGCCATTCGTTTTCGATTGTGCTGGACCCTTCTTTGAGCGAAGATGTCAAGGCTCTCGCACAGCTCCGCCTCAAAATCAACCAGGCTTTGGCTGAGGTATCTGCCTCACCGTTGTTCGCCCAATACTACCCCCTTGACTCGCCTCTTTCGCAGACATTGAAGTCATGGGTGGTTGCAACCGAAGATCAACTTCAGAtctgcgcctgtgtcatgcTTGGAAATCTCGCCCGGACCGACGATGTCTGCCAGGTGATGGTTAGGGAGCTGAAAATCCACGAAGAATTGATATCCGTTCTCAAGGGAGATGCCCGTGGTGTGGTATTGCATTCTTCGCTTGGTTTCCTGAAGAACCTTGCAATTGCCGACGACAATAGAGCCATTCTTGGACAAGCTGGTATCATTCCTGCCATTTCACGATTATGGGCGTATGAATCTGTTCCACAGGTTCAGTTCTCGGCGGCAAGTATCGCGCGTCAGGTGATCATCTCCTCAATGGATAACATTTCACGTCTTCTCGCTCCTCTCTCACAAGATGTCAATTCCCCGGCTCACCACAGGACATATCTTTCTCTGCTCCTGTCTCTTTTCGAAAAAACAGATTCTACGCCAATCAAGACTGAAATCGGACGGACAGTTGCTTCAATCTGTCGGACTGTTAGCCCCAAGGCTCGCGAtggagacgaagaagcaATGTTCTTGCTGGACCGGCTATACACCCTGCACGAGGGTGTTTCGCTGCCAGTAGGTGCGATGATCACACAGACTCAGTGGCCTGTCGTTCGCAGTGAAGGCTGGTTTGCTCTGGCTTTAATGGCGACAAACAAACTAGGTTGTGCCGCCGTTTTGGACTGCTTGCACAAGACAGAGGTTACCGAGTTGCTCAAGACGACCCTAGGTTGGGGCACACCCAATCAAGACATTTCAGAAGAGCCAGACAAGTCGCAAGAGACCAAAGACCGCGACAATGCTTATGTGCTTGTGCGAGGACTGCTGACAAACGAGGTGAGCTTTTTGCCCTAAGACAGCGTTAGGCATTTACTAACCATTAGATAGTCTGGTACACTTCCTGGGGGTTATAAAGATATGCTGGAAGACTTCTTGAAGGTCAATGCGTCACAGTTGAAGGCTGGAACAGATGCCTAGGTGGAGAGCTCCAACATGATATGATGCGTTTGGAGCATCAGTATTATCATTGTTGTATATGATGTGATGCCTCGGCCAAATATGTGCTTTAGTTGTAGACTTGCAGAGTTTGAACAAAAATCCTTGGGTATATACGCATATTCACATGTAACTTCCTTCGTTAAGCGACACAATATGATACCCAGCCAGGGGTTCTGAGATCACTCAGTCTGCAAACACACTTTCTCCTGCGCATATGCCCGGTAACGAGTTATGAGATCCGTGGCATCCAGACCAGTCGCACCTTGTCGAGCAGAATAGTGTGAAACAAGCCCCTTGCCATCTATAATGACATGTGGACGAGAACCATCCGACATTTGCCAGTTGTGGGAGGATCCCTTTTGGTTGTTGCGGAACATGCGGTGCACATGCGCCGCATCATTACCCCAGAAGCACCCGAAATTCTCGCTTGTGGGCTCATTCGGATCGACCCACATCGGAAACTTGTAATGGC
The nucleotide sequence above comes from Penicillium digitatum chromosome 1, complete sequence. Encoded proteins:
- a CDS encoding GTP binding protein, putative → MSSAGISTAHLAVHGDDSHSVSKRGDLELLSIKKILSDLPEVSFSLPPHKQIIDLEEQQEMFHELRDIIEKAQEVDEAGNSFDLKEIHASLEEADTKTKCGRRDVDTLQSVKATLQKLWACNSDYLVQATEIIADGSRDPSWRAPFGQSGVLKFFLDVVSLKGDVDTNLLLHSLRVIGNSCADTDENRDIVVEGNYTLSIIRYFLDPDLIFVAIPVIYNICMDYKPAHSQIAANRTAYILLKLIKDGEIGDNEALLNFSYDLIELASEQAEGFEHSPDGTILLLMELAIDETLDFAHFSSLATSLAAYLENEKFQNVCVSNGMVEGVLDVLRHSFSIVLDPSLSEDVKALAQLRLKINQALAEVSASPLFAQYYPLDSPLSQTLKSWVVATEDQLQICACVMLGNLARTDDVCQVMVRELKIHEELISVLKGDARGVVLHSSLGFLKNLAIADDNRAILGQAGIIPAISRLWAYESVPQVQFSAASIARQVIISSMDNISRLLAPLSQDVNSPAHHRTYLSLLLSLFEKTDSTPIKTEIGRTVASICRTVSPKARDGDEEAMFLLDRLYTLHEGVSLPVGAMITQTQWPVVRSEGWFALALMATNKLGCAAVLDCLHKTEVTELLKTTLGWGTPNQDISEEPDKSQETKDRDNAYVLVRGLLTNESGTLPGGYKDMLEDFLKVNASQLKAGTDA